CGTACGAAAGCACGTTCCACCACACCGGACACCGAGTTATCGGAACTGTCCTTCCCTTCCACCTGCTTACCGATCAGACCAGCGGCCTGAGTCAGCGACTGGCCGGTAGTAATCTCTTTCAGTGTATCTGACAGCTCGATATTCGATTGAAGTTCCCGCATGCTGGAAATCTGTCCCAGAAGTTCTTCATTCCCCATCGGGTTTGTCGGATCCTGGTTCTGCAATTCTGTAATCAGCAACTTCATAAAATTATCAGCGGTCAACCCATTGAAACCGACCTCACCAGCATCGACCACCTTCACGTTTGTGGAACTGCTGGCTCCACTGCTTCCGCTCACTGCATCGACTGCCATCCTGGCAACTCCTTAAATTCCGTTAACAAGGGGGGGGACTATTAGATCTGAACGTCGATTTCTTCGACGTTCTCGGTAGCGACTCCCTGCGATCGAGTCACATGGGGTCGGTTCTGTTCTTCCTGTTCGACATCCTCACGCTGTATGGTTTCGTCAGCATAGGCACGCTCATCGTGGCCCTGCTCTGCATCCCCCGACTGATCTGAGAAGTCGTTGGAATTAAAGTTGGCCCCTGACTGTTGCTGCGAATCAGACTGGGACGAGCGTTGATCCTCGCTGGAGTGGGTATTGATTTGCACATCGATCCGATCCAGCGAGACTCCAGTCTTCACCAGGGCTTCTTTCAGCTGGGCCAGGTTATCGTTAATGACTTTCTGGGCATGCCTGTTCTGAACTTCCAGTTTGGCCGAATACTCACCATTCTTCAGGGAGACCTCGATCTGCAGAGCCCCCAGTTCGGGTGGACTCAACCGGATTTTGAGCTGTTGCCCCGTCGATTGAGAATGCCGCACGGCACTCGCGATTCGCTCCATCAACTGTTCAACCTGTTTTGCGTCAACTACCGGACCGGTCGGAGCGGCTGCCTGACTCTCTGTGGCAACGTTCGTCGTCTGTCCCAGCCCTGTAGCAGGAGTCTGCGACTGATCGTGACTATTCTGATTACCGGCATGCTGTTCCTGGGCGAGCGGACCAGGTTTCGTTGCCTCGGTCAAGGCCTTCTGTAAGGCATCAGTCGCCGCTGACGCTGCTGCAGGATGCGGATTCGTGTGGTTCAGCGCACTCTGTTCCGGCAGAACCTTGTCACCATCGACCTGCTGTTCTGATTTTTTGTCTGTCGTCTCTGTTTTATCAGGTCCGGCATTCTCGGTCTGCTTCTGAACCTGA
This genomic stretch from Gimesia sp. harbors:
- a CDS encoding flagellar hook capping FlgD N-terminal domain-containing protein; this encodes MAVDAVSGSSGASSSTNVKVVDAGEVGFNGLTADNFMKLLITELQNQDPTNPMGNEELLGQISSMRELQSNIELSDTLKEITTGQSLTQAAGLIGKQVEGKDSSDNSVSGVVERAFVRDSKAYVAIGNSEVPVSSITSVQEPASE